In the genome of Cydia strobilella chromosome Z, ilCydStro3.1, whole genome shotgun sequence, one region contains:
- the LOC134755095 gene encoding 3-hydroxyacyl-CoA dehydrogenase type-2 produces MLKGLVGLVTGGGSGLGLATAELLLQQGGRVVICDLPTSGGRDAAKRLGENAAFVPVDVTSESDVKTALQSTKDRFGRLDVAVNCAGVASAQRIYNFKKDQPFELKTFQKTVEVNLVGTFNVIRLAAGMIGRNAPDADGQRGVIVNTASVAAFDGQIGQAAYSASKAGVVGMTLPIARDLASQGIRVVTIAPGLFRTPMMEQMPEPAIKALEAQVPFPSRLGLPSEFAQLVETIIRNPMLNGETIRLDGSIRMQP; encoded by the exons ATGTTGAAG GGTCTGGTCGGGCTGGTGACGGGGGGCGGGTCGGGGCTGGGGCTGGCCACGGCCGAGCTGCTGCTGCAGCAAGGCGGACGCGTGGTCATCTGCGACCTGCCGACCAGCGGCGGCCGCGACGCCGCCAAGCGGCTGGGCGAGAACGCCGCTTTCGTTCCCGTCGAC GTGACCTCAGAGTCTGACGTGAAGACAGCACTGCAGAGCACCAAGGACCGCTTCGGGCGTCTCGACGTGGCTGTCAACTGCGCTGGCGTCGCCAGCGCGCAACGGATCTACAACTTCAAGAAGGACCAGCCTTTCGAACTCAAAACATTCCAGAAAACGGTTGAG GTGAATCTGGTGGGCACGTTCAACGTGATCCGGCTGGCGGCCGGCATGATCGGCAGGAATGCGCCCGACGCGGACGGTCAGCGCGGGGTCATCGTCAACACCGCCAGCGTGGCCGCCTTCGACGGACAG ATCGGGCAGGCAGCGTACTCGGCGTCTAAGGCGGGCGTAGTGGGCATGACGCTGCCCATTGCCAGAGACCTGGCCTCGCAGGGGATCCGCGTCGTCACTATTGCCCCAG GGTTGTTCCGGACTCCGATGATGGAGCAGATGCCGGAGCCGGCGATCAAAGCGTTGGAGGCGCAGGTCCCGTTTCCGTCGCGCCTGGGCCTGCCCAGCGAGTTCGCGCAGCTCGTTGAAACCATCATACGGAACCCCATGCTCAACGGCGAGACGATACGCCTCGACGGCTCGATCCGTATGCAACCTTAA
- the LOC134754483 gene encoding ficolin-1-like translates to MTSYQIIMISAILHFSCLFITLVDSSGKETKVKPLRDSPNDALWKEYEHELNDAMMYSKRRENVTRQADTETVIEKIMDTISSSEKYLKKIDSIDYKLNRLDIEVHDKTNDILKYLGEIMKSIRGQGSVFKAGSMMDHLTAEVGAVKKMLILQGAPRSGGPAVGRTDSGLEERLSQLEGSVRLAAAGIDNIMATIAEVKNRPYASKEHKSDSMDASSLISEFRRTLQEQKSKKCDCKSVRVDRSERYPLDCYEIQMQGFNVSGIFKIHPDGMEPFYVLCDLSTAGGGWTVFQNRFDGSQDFYKSWTDYKYGFGNLAGEFWLGLDKLHYLTNQKLYELRVELETQNGHEAYAAYSVLTIGPEYEGYRISTLGTYYGTAGDSLSYHAGQKFSAMDMDHDEWKDGSCAVEHGGAWWYKECDKSNLNGLYVNSDERRAHTIYWISFKGPSLPLTRTKMMIRPLPARRPVDYPDQIRHMTEMRSEVQGGHVKPAHSKGVKSKPRRPDYRLGQPAASDAFYAGYA, encoded by the exons ATGACATCTTATCAAATCATCATGATTAGTGCGATCCTCCATTTTTCTTGCTTATTTATAACATTAGTCGATAGCTCGGGCAAGGAAACCAAAGTGAAGCCGTTACGAGACTCGCCAAACGACGCTCTGTGGAAGGAGTACGAACATGAATTAAACGACGCTATGATGTACTCCAAAAGGCGTGAAAATGTGACCAGGCAGGCGGACACAGAGACGGTTATAGAGAAAATTATGGACACTATTTCATCTAGCGAAAAGTACTTGAAAAAAATTGATAGCATCGATTACAAGCTTAATCGATTGGACATCGAAGTTCATGATAAAACTAATGACATTCTAAAATACCTGGGGGAAATAATGAAATCGATCCGAGGACAAGGTTCAGTGTTTAAGGCGGGGTCGATGATGGATCACCTGACGGCGGAGGTGGGCGCCGTAAAGAAGATGCTGATTCTGCAGGGCGCGCCGCGTTCCGGCGGACCGGCGG TGGGGCGCACCGACTCGGGGCTGGAGGAGCGGCTGTCGCAGCTAGAGGGCTCGGTGCGCTTGGCGGCGGCCGGTATCGACAACATCATGGCCACCATCGCGGAGGTCAAGAACCGCCCCTACGCCTCGAAGGAACATAA ATCGGACTCGATGGACGCTTCAAGCCTCATCTCTGAATTCCGACGGACTTTACAGGagcaaaaatcaaaaaaatgtgATTGCAA GTCTGTTCGCGTCGACCGCTCAGAGCGGTATCCGCTGGACTGCTACGAGATCCAAATGCAGGGCTTCAACGTGTCCGGCATCTTTAAGATACACCCCGACGGCATGGAGCCTTTCTACGTGCTGTGCGACCTCTCTACCGCGGGCGGTGGCTGGACG GTATTTCAAAACCGTTTCGACGGTTCTCAAGATTTCTACAAAAGTTGGACTGACTACAAGTACGGGTTTGGTAACCTCGCGGGAGAGTTCTGGCTCGGGCTGGACAAGCTGCACTACCTCACCAACCAGAAGCTGTACGAGCTGCGCGTCGAGCTGGAGACCCAGAACGGCCACGAAGCCTACGCCGCCTACTCCGTGCTCACTATCGGCCCAGAGTACGAGGGGTACAGGATCAGTACCCTGGGGACATATTATGGGACGGCTG GTGATTCTCTATCGTACCACGCCGGTCAAAAGTTTTCCGCTATGGACATGGACCACGACGAGTGGAAGGATGGTTCGTGCGCGGTCGAGCATGGCGGCGCCTGGTGGTACAAGGAATGCGACAAAAG TAATCTAAATGGATTATACGTGAATTCCGACGAGAGGCGCGCGCACACCATCTACTGGATCTCGTTCAAGGGCCCCAGCCTGCCGCTCACCCGCACCAAGATGATGATCCGGCCGCTGCCCGCGCGCCGCCCCGTCGACTACCCCGACCAAATCCGG CATATGACGGAGATGCGCAGCGAGGTGCAGGGGGGGCACGTGAAGCCGGCCCACAGCAAGGGCGTGAAGAGCAAGCCGCGCCGGCCCGACTACCGCCTCGGCCAGCCCGCCGCCAGCGACGCCTTCTACGCCGGCTACGCGTAG